The proteins below come from a single Thunnus thynnus chromosome 10, fThuThy2.1, whole genome shotgun sequence genomic window:
- the LOC137191027 gene encoding uncharacterized protein isoform X1, translating into MTHPTDNFTKPQPESGCAQESGDAGLSSNMRHKFSDKNALPVGGKGSSVIPIPTSELQDIYESTEMVGKIRPHPSEFGPLEVLSRMGLTEPESYPAAAEEGFLKLSTPAQMNDFTPQATLSESSQEEEAVSALPGTTAITEAEAVVGVDESYTMCNEVDTEGNPAKPKGPPLVPGQGRNRNYRRKRAAAKKWKCYLLCLMTFMNIPFCKGKAALKCFSCMDKDRCPKLVNIFESDDTRLYHRNKQPFPGCSGISAPSSKMCDVCSVESNITIICSGDVGKLEVEDSDGAQIKNTPAVPCSIMESSPIESKQKQQTSNPTLTVLIVGCGMYFIQTCNFMLTLM; encoded by the exons ATGACCCACCCGACGGACAATTTTACCAAACCTCAGCCAGAAA GTGGCTGTGCCCAGGAAAGCGG TGATGCTGGTCTCTCTTCCAACATGAGGCACAAGTTCAGTGATAAAAATGCTTTGCCTGTGGGGGGTAAAGGCAGCTCTGTAATACCGATTCCAACAAGCGAACTACAGGATatctatgagagcactgagatgGTTGGAAAGATTAGGCCACACCCATCAGAGTTTGGGCCCTTAGAGGTCCTGTCCAGGATGGGCCTCACAGAGCCTGAGTCATaccctgcagctgctgaagaggGCTTCTTAAAACTGTCCACTCCGGCTCAAATGAACGACTTTACACCACAAGCCACACTGTCAGAGAGCAGCCAAGAAGAGGAAGCTGTCAGCGCTTTACCTGGAACAACAGCCATTACAGAGGCCGAGGCGGTGGTGGGAGTAGACGAGAGCTACACCATGTGTAACGAGGTGGACACCGAGGGAAACCCAGCAAAACCAAAAGGCCCACCACTTGTTCCTGGACAGGGGAGAAACAGGAACTATCGCAGAAAAAGAGCTGCTGCGAAGAAatggaaat gtTACCTTCTATGTCTGATGACATTCATGAATATTCCTTTCTGTAAGGGCAAAGCTG CACTTAAGTGTTTTTCCTGCATGGACAAGGACAGATGTCCAAAGTTGGTGAACATATTTGAAAGTGATGACACTCGTCTGTACCATAGAAACAAACAGCCATTTCCAGGGTGCTCTGGAATCTCTGCTCCTTCTTCTAAGATGTGTGATGTCTGCTCTGTCGAATCCAACATCACCATCATCTGCTCGGGGGATGTTGGAAAATTGGAGGTGGAAGATAGTGATGGTGCACAGATCAAAAACACTCCCGCAGTCC CCTGTTCCATCATGGAGAGCAGCCCTATTGAAAGCA AACAGAAGCAGCAGACCTCGAACCCCACACTTACTGTACTGATTGTTGGCTGTGGTATGTATTTTATACAAACATGCAATTTTATGCTGACATTGATGTAA
- the zmp:0000000881 gene encoding uncharacterized protein zmp:0000000881, producing the protein MAYSTSTLAKGCFGKVYKEKYNDTWAAIKKVPQHLISRKDLQRECDVYNKVSHPNIVKLLGNINLKDGKWVIPLEFIFGEDLETTIFKSSRSKIQLTPSNKGTIIIGMCEGLLFLHSKDVVHQDLKPENIMVEHNTNRAVIIDLGLAKFFKHGLNSAIDMGNEAYSAPEVLQRRSQRDQRSDVWAMGKIIAELCARIRLYTPSVCPAKIKETLQGQPYCHAVCRMVETNPSVRASMGGVISDIRRAGGAGIVTDRPVRQDHLLPPSSQINARNRTPSPVNRGLNRDPSPMNRAPSPFHRDPSPLNRAPSPFNPLPRNRSPEPLKWERSPKPQPARHLSPSPHRTEDKKDKQALVPTGAAGVTQDFMKMRLYQEAAKDLPCNLPTTGRVVVRRFEKKNGEVGTWEQREVVTRDGKIVKYDDVKFNSN; encoded by the exons ATGGCGTACTCCACCAGCACTCTGGCAAAGGGTTGCTTTGGGAAGGTGTACAAAGAGAAGTACAATGATACCTGGGCTGCTATAAAGAAGGTCCCTCAGCATCTCATCAGTAGAAAGGACCTGCAGAGAGAGTGTGATGTCTACAA CAAGGTGAGTCATCCCAACATAGTGAAGCTTCTGGGCAATATAAATCTCAAAGACGGGAAATGGGTCATTCCACTTGAGTTTATCTTCGGAGAGGACCTAGAAACCACCATCTTCAAGTCATCAAGGTCTAAAATACAG TTGACTCCATCTAATAAAGGCACTATCATCATTGGCATGTGTGAAGGGCTGCTTTTCCTCCACTCCAAAGATGTCGTCCATCAAGACCTCAAGCCTGAAAACATCATG GTGGAACATAACACCAACAGAGCTGTAATCATCGACCTGGGATTGGCCAAGTTCTTCAAGCATGGTCTCAACTCTGCCATCGACATGGGGAACGAGGCCTATTCAGCCCCTGAGGTGCTGCAGAGGCGCAGCCAGCGGGACCAGCGCTCGGACGTGTGGGCGATGGGTAAGATCATCGCTGAGCTTTGTGCCCGTATTCGGCTGTACACCCCCAGCGTCTGTCCCGCCAAGATCAAGGAAACCCTGCAGGGTCAGCCATACTGTCACGCTGTTTGTAGGATGGTAGAGACCAACCCCTCTGTAAGGGCCTCCATGGGTGGGGTCATAAGTGACATACGGAGGGCCGGAGGTGCAGGCATCGTCACAGATAGACCTGTTAGACAAGATCACCTTCTGCCACCTTCATCCCAAATTAATGCCAGAAACCGTACTCCGTCACCAGTGAACAGAGGTTTGAACAGAGATCCATCACCAATGAACAGGGCTCCATCACCGTTTCACAGGGATCCATCACCATTAAACAGGGCCCCCTCTCCATTTAATCCATTACCTCGGAACAGGTCTCCAGAACCACTGAAATGGGAGCGCTCACCCAAACCTCAACCTGCACGCCacctctctccttcccctcaTAGGACAGAGGACAAGAAAGATAAGCAGGCTCTGGTCCCAACTGGTGCAGCAGGCGTCACGCAGGACTTCATGAAGATGAGGCTGTACCAAGAAGCTGCCAAGGATCTGCCCTGCAACCTGCCCACAACAGGGAGGGTGGTGGTGCGGCGCTTTGAGAAGAAAAACGGAGAGGTTGGAACATGGGAGCAGAGGGAGGTGGTGACACGTGATGGGAAAATAGTCAAGTATGATGATGTCAAGTTTAACAGCAATTAA
- the si:dkey-199f5.8 gene encoding beta-1,4-galactosyltransferase 3, with protein sequence MVSFQSKWRYLFMFLGIQLVVMALLSREGYQKRVTYFIRIFRKPDTTGLSNRNHTTAGITGGDVYANLSHLPKAHNHGDAMPFCPKTSPLIGGPIHVSFPSGLTLAEVQRKNPLVVRGGRYRPPDCEARHRTAIIIPHRHREHHLKFLLYYIHPFLQRQQLNYGIYVIHQAGNYTFNRAKLMNVGFREAMKEEDWDCLFFHDVDLIPEDDRNTYVCDSNPKHAAIAMDKFGYKLPYKMYFGGVSALTPLHYLKMNGFPNNYWGWGGEDDDIGVRVSLAGMYITRPSLKVGRYKMIKHKLDKGNDVNPKRFNMLAKTRQTWKLDGMNTADYEIISRKYLPLYTNITVNIGTEAGLHPTPKTPPPPAKAAGKPAAGAPAKGSTKLKEGHSEK encoded by the exons ATGGTCAGTTTCCAGTCCAAATGGCGCTACCTTTTCATGTTCCTGGGCATCCAGCTGGTGGTCATGGCGCTGCTGTCACGAGAGGGCTACCAGAAGAGGGTCACCTACTTCATCCGCATCTTCCGTAAGCCTGACACCACTGGTTTGTCAAATCGGAACCATACAACAGCCGGCATCACCGGAGGGGATGTATATGCCAACCTCTCCCACTTACCCAAAGCTCATAACCATGGAGACGCCATGCCCTTCTGCCCTAAGACGTCCCCTTTGATAG GTGGGCCGATCCATGTCAGCTTTCCATCAGGGCTCACTCTAGCAGAGGTTCAGAGGAAAAATCCACTCGTGGTGCGCGGAGGACGCTACAGGCCACCGGACTGTGAGGCTAGGCATCGGACCGCCATCATCATTCCccacagacacagagaacatcACCTTAAGTTCCTACTCTACTACATACACCCTTTTCTGCAGCGGCAACAGCTCAACTATGGGATTTATGTCATTCATCAg gCTGGAAACTACACTTTTAACAGGGCCAAGCTGATGAATGTGGGTTTCCGGGAGGCCATGAAGGAGGAAGACTGGGACTGTCTCTTTTTCCATGATGTGGACCTCATTCCGGAGGACGATCGCAACACATACGTTTGCGACTCCAACCCCAAACATGCAGCCATCGCCATGGACAAGTTTGGCTACAA GCTTCCGTACAAGATGTACTTCGGAGGAGTGTCAGCTTTGACGCCGCTGCACTACCTTAAGATGAATGGCTTTCCCAACAACTACTGGGGCTGGGGTGGAGAGGACGATGATATTGGAGTCAG GGTGTCTCTGGCGGGGATGTATATCACTCGCCCATCACTAAAAGTGGGCCGTTACAAGATGATTAAACACAAACTGGACAAAGGAAATGATGTGAACCCAAAGAG GTTCAACATGCTTGCCAAGACGCGTCAGACCTGGAAGCTGGATGGAATGAACACAGCTGATTATGAGATAATCTCACGGAAATACCTGCCCCTCTACACCAACATCACTGTCAACATCGGCACTGAGGCCGGTCTACATCCTACCCCCAAAACACCACCTCCTCCTGCCAAAGCTGCAGGAAAACCTGCAGCCGGAGCACCAGCGAAAGGCTCAACCAAACTCAAAGAGGGCCACTCAGAGAAATAG
- the LOC137191027 gene encoding uncharacterized protein isoform X2: protein MTHPTDNFTKPQPESGCAQESGDAGLSSNMRHKFSDKNALPVGGKGSSVIPIPTSELQDIYESTEMVGKIRPHPSEFGPLEVLSRMGLTEPESYPAAAEEGFLKLSTPAQMNDFTPQATLSESSQEEEAVSALPGTTAITEAEAVVGVDESYTMCNEVDTEGNPAKPKGPPLVPGQGRNRNYRRKRAAAKKWKCYLLCLMTFMNIPFCKGKAALKCFSCMDKDRCPKLVNIFESDDTRLYHRNKQPFPGCSGISAPSSKMCDVCSVESNITIICSGDVGKLEVEDSDGAQIKNTPAVPCSIMESSPIESKQKQQTSNPTLTVLIVGCVLLLQWWQR, encoded by the exons ATGACCCACCCGACGGACAATTTTACCAAACCTCAGCCAGAAA GTGGCTGTGCCCAGGAAAGCGG TGATGCTGGTCTCTCTTCCAACATGAGGCACAAGTTCAGTGATAAAAATGCTTTGCCTGTGGGGGGTAAAGGCAGCTCTGTAATACCGATTCCAACAAGCGAACTACAGGATatctatgagagcactgagatgGTTGGAAAGATTAGGCCACACCCATCAGAGTTTGGGCCCTTAGAGGTCCTGTCCAGGATGGGCCTCACAGAGCCTGAGTCATaccctgcagctgctgaagaggGCTTCTTAAAACTGTCCACTCCGGCTCAAATGAACGACTTTACACCACAAGCCACACTGTCAGAGAGCAGCCAAGAAGAGGAAGCTGTCAGCGCTTTACCTGGAACAACAGCCATTACAGAGGCCGAGGCGGTGGTGGGAGTAGACGAGAGCTACACCATGTGTAACGAGGTGGACACCGAGGGAAACCCAGCAAAACCAAAAGGCCCACCACTTGTTCCTGGACAGGGGAGAAACAGGAACTATCGCAGAAAAAGAGCTGCTGCGAAGAAatggaaat gtTACCTTCTATGTCTGATGACATTCATGAATATTCCTTTCTGTAAGGGCAAAGCTG CACTTAAGTGTTTTTCCTGCATGGACAAGGACAGATGTCCAAAGTTGGTGAACATATTTGAAAGTGATGACACTCGTCTGTACCATAGAAACAAACAGCCATTTCCAGGGTGCTCTGGAATCTCTGCTCCTTCTTCTAAGATGTGTGATGTCTGCTCTGTCGAATCCAACATCACCATCATCTGCTCGGGGGATGTTGGAAAATTGGAGGTGGAAGATAGTGATGGTGCACAGATCAAAAACACTCCCGCAGTCC CCTGTTCCATCATGGAGAGCAGCCCTATTGAAAGCA AACAGAAGCAGCAGACCTCGAACCCCACACTTACTGTACTGATTGTTGGCTGTG TTCTGCTTTTACAATGGTGGCAACGTTGA